In Neoarius graeffei isolate fNeoGra1 chromosome 9, fNeoGra1.pri, whole genome shotgun sequence, one genomic interval encodes:
- the rgcc gene encoding regulator of cell cycle RGCC has protein sequence MKSPKIKSQSKSFLEEDDDLNAVLCEFDAVIEDFTSPFEKRHFRYDEHLKTMKRRSSASVSDSGISDSDSAESLNRNSFSFSDERLNSPVFSPSPTSPSVTSPKPKLGDTKELEDFIADLDKTLASM, from the exons ATGAAGTCACCAAAGATAAAGTCTCAGAGTAAAT CTTTCCTGGAGGAGGACGATGACCTGAACGCGGTGCTGTGTGAGTTCGACGCAGTCATTGAGGATTTCACTTCGCCCTTTGAGAAGAGACATTTCCGGTATGACGAGCACTTAAAGACCATGAAAAGGCGGAGCAGCGCGAGCGTCAGCGACAGCGGCATCAGCGACTCAGACA GTGCAGAGTCTCTCAACAGAAACAGCTTCAGCTTTAGTGATGAGAGACTCAACTCTCCTGTCTTCTCGCCTTCACCTACCAGCCCTTCAGTCACATCACCCAAAC CAAAACTTGGTGACACAAAGGAACTGGAAGACTTCATTGCTGACCTTGATAAGACATTAGCAA GCATGTGA